One Thiohalobacter sp. DNA window includes the following coding sequences:
- the glnL gene encoding nitrogen regulation protein NR(II) — translation MAAEIDLMTPGQTRILESLSTAVVVFDAELRILHLNPAAEALFAHSARHLRGLTLSDLVADAQPLAGRLASALDEFRAFTERGRDLRLHNGKEITVDYTVTPQTESGRDTLLIVELIRVDRHLRIAREETLLEQSQAMRQLVRGLAHEIKNPLGGLRGAAQLLERELDSEELREYTRIIIGEADRLRSLVNRMLGPKTLPKRQPTNIHEVLEHVRSLVLAEGGGIEIERDYDPSIPELQADADMLIQSVLNIVRNAAQALDGQGTITLRTRARRQFTIGQQRHRLVLSVEIIDNGPGIPEDMRETLFLPMVTGHAEGTGLGLSIAQSLVNLHGGLIECRSEPGETVFTLLLPLESRDE, via the coding sequence ATGGCTGCCGAGATCGATCTCATGACCCCGGGCCAGACCCGCATTCTGGAAAGCCTGAGTACCGCCGTGGTGGTGTTCGATGCCGAGTTGCGCATCCTTCACCTCAATCCGGCCGCCGAGGCCCTGTTCGCGCACAGCGCACGCCATCTGCGCGGCCTCACCCTCAGCGATCTGGTCGCCGATGCCCAGCCCCTGGCCGGTCGGCTTGCCAGTGCCCTGGACGAATTCCGTGCCTTCACCGAGCGGGGCCGCGACCTGCGCCTGCACAACGGCAAGGAGATCACCGTCGACTACACGGTCACCCCGCAGACCGAGAGCGGCCGGGATACCCTGCTGATCGTCGAGCTGATCCGCGTCGATCGCCACCTGCGCATCGCCCGCGAGGAGACGCTGCTGGAGCAGAGCCAGGCCATGCGCCAACTGGTGCGCGGTCTGGCGCACGAGATCAAGAATCCCCTGGGCGGCCTGCGCGGTGCTGCGCAGCTGCTGGAGCGCGAGCTGGATTCGGAGGAATTGCGCGAATACACCCGCATCATCATCGGCGAGGCCGACCGCCTGCGCAGCCTGGTCAACCGCATGCTGGGGCCGAAGACCCTGCCCAAGCGGCAGCCGACCAACATCCACGAGGTGCTGGAGCACGTCCGCAGCCTGGTGCTTGCCGAGGGCGGCGGCATCGAGATCGAGCGCGACTACGACCCCAGCATCCCCGAACTGCAGGCCGATGCCGACATGCTGATCCAGTCGGTGCTGAACATCGTGCGCAATGCCGCGCAGGCGCTGGATGGCCAGGGCACCATCACCCTGCGCACCCGCGCGAGGCGCCAGTTCACCATCGGCCAGCAGCGCCACCGCCTGGTGCTCAGCGTGGAGATCATCGACAACGGCCCCGGCATCCCCGAGGACATGCGCGAGACCCTGTTCCTGCCCATGGTGACCGGTCACGCCGAAGGCACGGGACTGGGTCTGTCCATCGCCCAGTCGCTGGTCAATCTGCACGGCGGCCTGATCGAGTGCCGCAGCGAACCGGGCGAAACCGTTTTCACCTTGTTGTTGCCCCTGGAGTCACGGGATGAGTAG
- a CDS encoding tRNA (5-methylaminomethyl-2-thiouridylate)-methyltransferase — MTQRKAVALISGGLDSMLAARVVQEQGIHVEGINFFTGFCVEGHTHAIRKKDRARPKRNNALWVAEQLGIRLHIIDVIEEYKDIVLNPKHGYGANLNPCLDCKVFMVRKATEWIEANGFDFIVTGEVVGQRPKSQRADTLPLVAQESGAEDRLLRPLCAKNLPPTLPEREGWVDRERLYDFSGRSRKPQMALAARYGFTDYAQPAGGCCFLTDAQYSAKLADLWSARGERRYELDDIMLLKVGRHIRPAPHFKLIIGREEGENRFLEGYRRQFTHLHATSHKGPLALVDGTPSAEDLELAARLVARYGQGRDAEAVTVAIVPPGGEPRETTVRPLPPAEIPGDWLL, encoded by the coding sequence ATGACCCAGCGCAAAGCCGTTGCCCTCATCTCCGGCGGACTCGATTCCATGCTTGCCGCGCGCGTGGTGCAGGAACAGGGCATCCATGTCGAGGGCATCAATTTCTTTACGGGGTTCTGCGTCGAAGGCCACACCCACGCCATTCGCAAGAAGGACCGTGCCCGGCCCAAGCGCAACAACGCCCTGTGGGTGGCGGAGCAACTCGGCATCAGGCTGCACATCATCGACGTGATCGAGGAATACAAGGACATCGTGCTCAATCCGAAGCACGGATACGGCGCCAACCTCAACCCCTGTCTCGACTGCAAGGTATTCATGGTGCGCAAGGCCACCGAGTGGATCGAGGCCAACGGCTTCGATTTCATCGTCACCGGCGAAGTGGTCGGCCAGCGGCCGAAGTCGCAGCGCGCCGATACCCTGCCGCTGGTGGCGCAGGAGTCCGGTGCCGAGGACCGGCTGTTGCGGCCGCTGTGCGCGAAGAACCTGCCGCCGACCCTGCCCGAGCGCGAGGGCTGGGTGGACCGGGAGCGCCTGTACGATTTCAGCGGTCGCTCGCGCAAGCCGCAGATGGCGCTGGCGGCGCGCTACGGTTTCACCGACTATGCCCAGCCGGCCGGCGGCTGCTGCTTTCTCACCGATGCCCAGTATTCCGCCAAGCTGGCCGACCTGTGGTCGGCGCGCGGCGAACGGCGCTATGAACTCGACGACATCATGCTGCTCAAGGTCGGCCGCCACATCCGCCCCGCCCCGCACTTCAAGCTGATCATCGGCCGCGAGGAAGGCGAGAACCGCTTTCTGGAGGGCTATCGCCGGCAGTTCACCCATCTGCATGCCACCAGCCACAAGGGTCCGCTGGCACTGGTCGATGGCACGCCTTCGGCGGAGGATCTGGAGCTGGCCGCGCGGTTGGTGGCCCGCTATGGCCAGGGCCGCGATGCCGAGGCGGTCACGGTGGCCATCGTTCCGCCGGGCGGCGAGCCGCGCGAGACAACGGTTCGCCCCCTGCCACCGGCCGAGATCCCCGGGGACTGGCTGCTGTGA
- a CDS encoding sulfurtransferase TusA family protein, with product MSRHELDARNILCPLPVIRTQDAIAGLAPGDELLVHCTDPGALHDIPTWCRINGHQVLATEQQDRDIRILVRVGG from the coding sequence GTGAGCCGTCACGAGCTGGATGCCCGCAACATCCTCTGTCCGCTCCCGGTGATCCGCACCCAGGATGCCATCGCCGGGCTGGCGCCGGGTGACGAGCTGCTGGTGCACTGCACCGACCCGGGCGCCCTGCACGACATCCCGACCTGGTGCCGCATCAATGGCCATCAGGTGCTGGCCACCGAGCAGCAGGACCGGGACATCCGCATCCTGGTGCGCGTGGGCGGCTGA
- the glnA gene encoding glutamate--ammonia ligase: protein MTAAKVQKMIKDNEVLFVDLRFTDTRGKEQHVTVPADTIDASFFKDGKMFDGSSIAGWKGINESDMILMPDTKTAVLDPFSDEPQLNIRCNILEPATMSGYERDPRSIAVRAEEYLKSTGIADQALFGPENEFFVLDDVRWGSDISGAFYKVDSSEASWNTERVFEDGNMGHRPSVKGGYFPVPPVDSLHDLRGAMCLALEEMGLKTEVHHHEVATAGQCEIGVGANTLVAKADEVQILKYVVHNVAAAYGKTATFMPKPLVGDNGNGMHVHQSLVKKGKNIFSGNKYGGLSDLALYYIGGIIKHARALNAFTNASTNSYKRLVPGFEAPVMLAYSARNRSASIRIPFVSNPKARRIEVRFPDSTANPYLAFAAMMMAGLDGIQNKIHPGDAMDKDLYDLPPEEEAEIPQVCHSFDQALEALDADRKFLTAGGVFTDDAIDGYIALKMEEVTRLRMTTHPVEFDMYYSV, encoded by the coding sequence ATGACAGCAGCCAAGGTTCAGAAGATGATCAAGGACAACGAGGTCCTGTTCGTCGATCTGCGTTTCACGGACACCCGCGGCAAGGAACAGCACGTCACCGTTCCGGCCGATACCATCGACGCATCCTTCTTCAAGGACGGCAAGATGTTCGACGGCTCCTCCATCGCGGGCTGGAAGGGCATCAACGAGTCCGACATGATCCTGATGCCGGACACCAAGACCGCTGTGCTCGACCCCTTCTCCGACGAGCCGCAGCTCAACATCCGCTGCAACATCCTAGAACCCGCCACCATGTCCGGTTACGAGCGTGATCCCCGTTCCATCGCCGTGCGCGCCGAGGAGTATCTGAAATCCACCGGCATCGCCGACCAGGCGCTGTTCGGCCCCGAGAACGAGTTCTTCGTGCTCGACGACGTGCGTTGGGGTTCCGACATCAGCGGCGCCTTCTACAAGGTCGATTCCAGCGAGGCCTCCTGGAACACCGAGCGCGTGTTCGAGGACGGCAACATGGGCCATCGCCCATCGGTCAAGGGCGGTTACTTCCCGGTGCCGCCGGTCGACTCCCTGCATGATCTGCGCGGGGCCATGTGCCTGGCGCTGGAGGAGATGGGCCTCAAGACCGAGGTGCATCACCACGAAGTGGCCACCGCCGGCCAGTGCGAGATCGGCGTCGGCGCCAACACGCTCGTCGCCAAGGCCGACGAAGTACAGATTCTGAAGTACGTGGTCCACAACGTGGCAGCGGCCTACGGCAAGACCGCGACCTTCATGCCCAAGCCGCTGGTCGGCGACAACGGCAACGGCATGCACGTGCACCAGTCGCTGGTGAAGAAGGGCAAGAACATCTTCAGCGGCAACAAGTACGGTGGCCTGTCCGATCTGGCGCTCTACTACATCGGCGGCATCATCAAGCATGCCCGTGCCCTGAACGCCTTCACCAACGCTTCCACCAACTCCTACAAGCGCCTGGTGCCCGGTTTCGAGGCCCCGGTGATGCTGGCCTATTCGGCCCGCAACCGCTCCGCCTCCATCCGCATTCCCTTCGTCTCCAACCCGAAGGCACGGCGCATCGAGGTGCGTTTCCCCGACTCCACCGCCAACCCCTATCTGGCCTTCGCGGCCATGATGATGGCCGGCCTGGACGGCATCCAGAACAAGATCCATCCGGGCGACGCCATGGACAAGGACCTGTACGATCTGCCGCCGGAGGAGGAAGCCGAGATCCCGCAGGTCTGTCATTCCTTCGATCAGGCACTGGAGGCCCTCGACGCCGACCGCAAGTTCCTCACCGCCGGCGGCGTGTTCACGGACGATGCCATCGACGGCTACATCGCGTTGAAGATGGAAGAGGTCACACGCCTGCGCATGACCACCCATCCGGTGGAGTTCGACATGTACTACAGCGTCTGA
- a CDS encoding cation diffusion facilitator family transporter: MHAPVHTARAEPAERYQATRRVTLVGLVVNLLLGIGKIVIGVAANSQSLVADGIHSLSDLATDVMVIFAAKHAHREADEEHPYGHGRIETVMTVALGVVLVLVAIGIAWDAAHRLFNPEELLVPGMLALVGALVSVLAKEALYHYTMVVARRLRSKMLRANAWHHRSDAISSIVVMIGVAGTMAGLPYMDAIAAAIVGFMVAKIGWDLAWRSLQELIDTALDEEELQRIREAIRDVKGVRALHMLRSRMSGGDALVDVHIQVDPTLSVSEGHQIGEKVRQTLINDIDAVADVTVHIDPEDDETRSSCDHLPLRHELLARLRALWADDPVAGQIRDITLHYLDGKVHVDLVLPLELATDRAAAEALRARLEARARQLDGFGDLRVLFE; encoded by the coding sequence ATGCACGCACCCGTTCACACCGCACGCGCCGAGCCCGCCGAACGCTATCAGGCGACCCGGCGCGTCACCCTTGTCGGTCTCGTCGTCAACCTGTTGCTGGGCATCGGCAAGATCGTCATCGGTGTCGCGGCCAATTCGCAGTCTCTGGTTGCGGATGGCATCCATTCCCTGTCGGACCTGGCCACCGATGTCATGGTGATCTTCGCCGCCAAGCATGCCCACCGCGAGGCCGACGAGGAGCATCCCTATGGTCATGGTCGCATCGAGACGGTGATGACGGTGGCACTCGGCGTGGTGCTGGTGCTGGTGGCCATCGGCATCGCCTGGGATGCCGCGCATCGTCTGTTCAATCCAGAAGAGCTGCTGGTGCCGGGCATGCTGGCGCTGGTGGGTGCGCTGGTGTCGGTGCTGGCCAAGGAGGCGCTTTACCACTACACCATGGTGGTCGCGCGCCGCCTGCGCTCGAAGATGCTGCGGGCCAATGCCTGGCACCATCGCTCGGACGCCATTTCCTCGATCGTGGTCATGATCGGCGTCGCCGGCACCATGGCCGGCCTCCCGTACATGGACGCCATTGCCGCGGCCATCGTCGGCTTCATGGTGGCGAAGATCGGCTGGGACCTGGCCTGGCGCAGCCTGCAGGAGCTGATCGATACCGCGCTCGACGAAGAGGAATTGCAGCGCATCCGCGAAGCCATCCGCGACGTCAAGGGCGTGCGCGCCCTGCACATGCTGCGCAGCCGCATGAGCGGCGGCGATGCGCTGGTGGACGTCCACATCCAGGTGGACCCCACCCTCAGCGTCTCCGAGGGTCACCAGATCGGCGAGAAGGTCCGCCAGACCCTGATCAACGACATCGATGCCGTGGCCGACGTCACCGTGCACATCGATCCCGAGGATGACGAAACCCGCTCTTCGTGTGATCATCTGCCGCTGCGTCACGAACTGCTGGCGCGCCTGCGCGCGCTCTGGGCCGACGATCCTGTGGCCGGACAGATCCGGGACATCACCCTGCACTACCTGGATGGCAAGGTGCATGTGGATCTGGTGCTGCCGCTGGAGCTGGCCACCGACCGGGCCGCCGCCGAGGCGCTGCGCGCCCGGCTGGAAGCGCGCGCGCGGCAGCTCGACGGATTCGGTGACCTGCGCGTGTTGTTCGAATGA
- a CDS encoding outer membrane beta-barrel protein: MRYTPLAAAAAFTLLAAQAQAGGYAGIALGQASIDDTVTQSGTSAGIDENATGWKIFGGYGFTDNLGVEAGWADLGDMNEGGVVDTETEGFYAAGVGRFPIGDSGLSVHGKLGLYAWDQDIAISGGTVSHDGIDFMYGIGAKYLVNDLLGVQFDWERYNTETDADLISVGITLNF; this comes from the coding sequence ATGAGATACACCCCGCTCGCGGCCGCGGCCGCATTCACCCTGCTCGCTGCCCAGGCCCAGGCCGGCGGCTATGCCGGTATCGCCCTCGGCCAGGCCAGCATCGACGACACCGTCACTCAGTCGGGCACCAGTGCCGGCATCGACGAGAACGCCACGGGCTGGAAGATCTTCGGCGGCTACGGCTTCACCGACAACCTCGGCGTCGAGGCCGGTTGGGCCGATCTGGGCGACATGAACGAGGGTGGTGTCGTCGACACCGAGACCGAGGGCTTCTATGCCGCCGGCGTCGGCCGCTTTCCGATCGGGGACAGCGGCCTTTCGGTTCACGGCAAGCTGGGCCTCTATGCCTGGGATCAGGACATCGCCATCTCGGGCGGTACGGTGAGCCACGACGGTATCGATTTCATGTACGGCATCGGTGCCAAGTACCTCGTCAACGACCTGCTCGGCGTGCAGTTCGACTGGGAACGCTACAACACCGAAACCGACGCCGACCTGATTTCGGTGGGCATCACCCTGAACTTCTGA
- a CDS encoding DUF4124 domain-containing protein produces the protein MYPHRTGLTLLLLALLAGQAMAAEVYRWVDEDGTVHFGDQPPPGAEKVELPPPSTYTPPPLPPIRTRPQAPAEAPAYSAVRILQPQDQATIRDNAGSFEIRFATEPGLKSQLGHQYRVLLDGRPIARVSGGSYRFENVDRGEHRIQVQVVDPRDQVLIESAPVTVYLHRQSVLFPARKRAN, from the coding sequence ATGTACCCGCATCGAACTGGTCTAACGCTGTTGCTGCTCGCGCTGCTTGCCGGCCAGGCCATGGCCGCCGAGGTCTATCGCTGGGTGGACGAGGATGGCACGGTCCACTTCGGGGACCAGCCCCCGCCGGGGGCCGAGAAGGTGGAGTTGCCACCACCCAGCACCTACACCCCGCCTCCGCTGCCGCCGATTCGGACCCGGCCGCAGGCCCCCGCCGAGGCGCCTGCCTACAGCGCGGTGCGCATCCTCCAGCCCCAGGACCAGGCCACCATCCGCGACAACGCCGGCAGCTTCGAGATCCGCTTTGCCACCGAACCGGGCCTGAAGTCGCAGCTGGGTCACCAGTACCGGGTGCTGCTCGACGGCCGTCCGATTGCCCGCGTCTCTGGCGGCAGCTACCGGTTCGAGAACGTCGATCGCGGCGAGCACCGCATCCAGGTCCAGGTGGTCGACCCGCGGGACCAGGTGCTGATCGAGAGCGCGCCGGTCACCGTCTATCTGCACCGCCAGTCGGTGCTCTTTCCGGCCCGTAAGCGGGCCAACTGA
- the ntrC gene encoding nitrogen regulation protein NR(I), with amino-acid sequence MSRQERIWVIDDDKSIRWVLEKALRQAGMEVSSFASASGVLETLRERQPDALITDIRMPGIDGLELLNAIQAEHPTLPVIIMTAHSDLDSAVAAYQGGAFEYLPKPFDVDEAVALVQRAVAHSRQSQAAAESVAPAATPEIVGEAPAMQEVFRAIGRLSRSNITVLINGESGTGKELVARALHRHSPRAGHPFIALNMAAIPRDLLESELFGHEKGAFTGAQSRRLGRFEQADQGTLFLDEIGDMPAELQTRLLRVLADGEFYRVGGHTPVRVNVRIIAATHQNLEQLVREGRFREDLFHRLNVIRIHIPALRERREDIPLLLRFFLDRAAAELNVEPKRVLPEVEQYLTGLDWPGNVRQLENLCRWLTVMASSQEVHMSDLPPELMETGASPTEGGTGWEEALERWADQQLAQGESGLLNRATPAFERIMIEVALRRTGGRRQDAARLLGWGRNTLTRKIKELGMEGEDGGREAG; translated from the coding sequence ATGAGTAGGCAGGAAAGGATCTGGGTCATCGACGACGACAAGTCGATCCGCTGGGTGCTGGAGAAGGCGCTGCGCCAGGCCGGCATGGAGGTCAGCAGCTTCGCCAGCGCCAGCGGCGTGCTGGAGACACTGCGCGAACGGCAGCCCGACGCCCTGATCACCGACATTCGCATGCCCGGCATCGATGGCCTGGAACTGCTCAATGCCATCCAGGCCGAACACCCGACGCTGCCCGTCATCATCATGACCGCGCATTCGGATCTCGACAGCGCCGTGGCCGCCTACCAGGGCGGCGCCTTCGAATACCTGCCCAAGCCCTTCGATGTCGACGAGGCCGTGGCCCTGGTCCAGCGCGCGGTTGCCCACAGCCGCCAGTCTCAGGCCGCCGCAGAGTCGGTCGCCCCGGCCGCGACGCCCGAGATCGTGGGCGAGGCGCCGGCGATGCAGGAGGTGTTCCGTGCCATCGGCCGGCTGTCGCGCTCCAACATCACCGTGCTCATCAACGGCGAGTCCGGCACCGGCAAGGAGCTGGTGGCGCGGGCCCTGCACCGCCACAGTCCGCGCGCCGGGCACCCCTTCATTGCCCTGAACATGGCCGCCATCCCGCGCGACCTGCTGGAGTCCGAGCTGTTCGGCCACGAGAAGGGCGCCTTCACCGGTGCCCAGTCGCGCCGCCTCGGCCGCTTCGAGCAGGCAGACCAGGGTACCCTGTTCCTGGACGAGATCGGCGACATGCCCGCCGAGCTGCAGACCCGCCTGCTGCGGGTGCTGGCCGACGGCGAGTTCTATCGTGTCGGTGGCCATACCCCGGTGAGGGTCAACGTTCGCATCATCGCCGCCACCCACCAGAATCTCGAACAGCTGGTGCGCGAGGGCCGTTTCCGCGAGGATCTGTTCCATCGCCTCAATGTCATCCGCATCCACATTCCCGCGCTGCGCGAGCGCCGCGAGGACATCCCGCTGCTGCTGCGCTTCTTCCTTGACCGCGCCGCTGCCGAACTCAACGTGGAGCCCAAGCGCGTGCTGCCCGAGGTCGAGCAGTACCTCACGGGTCTGGACTGGCCCGGCAATGTGCGCCAGCTCGAAAACCTTTGCCGCTGGCTCACGGTCATGGCCTCCAGCCAGGAGGTGCACATGAGCGACCTGCCGCCGGAACTGATGGAAACCGGGGCATCACCGACGGAGGGTGGCACCGGATGGGAAGAGGCGCTTGAACGCTGGGCCGACCAGCAGCTCGCCCAGGGGGAGAGCGGCCTGCTCAATCGCGCCACCCCCGCCTTCGAACGCATCATGATCGAAGTCGCCCTGCGCCGCACCGGCGGCCGGCGTCAGGACGCCGCACGGCTGCTGGGCTGGGGTCGCAACACGCTCACCCGCAAGATCAAGGAACTGGGCATGGAAGGCGAGGACGGCGGTCGCGAGGCGGGGTGA